The following coding sequences are from one Peromyscus eremicus chromosome X, PerEre_H2_v1, whole genome shotgun sequence window:
- the Sowahd gene encoding ankyrin repeat domain-containing protein SOWAHD gives MAQPQGDANPLPKTSEEPAKLNAPRAVRIRSYRTDVCSLGRYKGQAVADSATLSREPIFHSTLSVSGASGTRRRGALRELLGLQGAAPTGCLSEERLEPASPGSRRSSGQGSSRVCLEPREHAWILAAAEGRFEVLLELLEAEPSLLMQDDPITGYSVLHWLAKHGRHEELIWLHDFAQRRGLPLDVSAPGSGGLTPLHLAALQGHDMVIKVLVGALGADPTRRDHSGHRPCHYLRPGASWSLRELSGAEEWEMARDKEHDNANNNSTTSTGWSLRHTPSASRSKSIGTHCKEMAQPAKEKKAPGNQRGQSNGFLRHLFPFIQYR, from the coding sequence ATGGCCCAGCCCCAAGGAGACGCGAACCCGCTGCCCAAGACCTCGGAAGAGCCAGCCAAGTTGAACGCGCCCAGAGCCGTGCGGATCCGCTCCTACAGAACGGACGTCTGTAGCCTTGGCAGGTACAAGGGCCAAGCCGTCGCGGACAGTGCTACCCTGTCCCGGGAGCCAATCTTCCACAGCACCCTGTCGGTGAGCGGAGCGAGTGGGACGCGCCGGCGAGGGGCACTACGGGAGCTGCTGGGGCTGCAGGGGGCGGCTCCCACCGGGTGTCTGTCGGAGGAGCGCTTGGAGCCGGCCTCGCCTGGGTCCCGCCGCTCGAGCGGACAGGGCAGCAGCCGAGTGTGCCTAGAGCCGAGGGAGCACGCGTGGATTCTGGCAGCCGCGGAGGGCCGTTTTGAGGTGCTGTTGGAGTTGCTGGAGGCTGAGCCCAGCTTGCTGATGCAGGACGACCCGATCACGGGCTACAGCGTGCTGCACTGGCTGGCAAAGCACGGGCGCCACGAGGAGCTCATTTGGTTGCATGACTTTGCCCAGCGTCGGGGACTGCCACTTGATGTGAGCGCCCCAGGCAGCGGTGGCCTCACACCGCTCCACCTGGCTGCTCTGCAGGGCCACGATATGGTCATCAAGGTGCTGGTGGGAGCTCTGGGGGCTGACCCCACGCGTCGCGATCACAGTGGCCACCGGCCTTGTCACTATCTGCGGCCCGGTGCTTCTTGGAGCTTGAGGGAGCTGTCCGGAGCAGAAGAATGGGAGATGGCACGCGACAAAGAGCACGACAACGCCAACAacaacagcaccaccagcactGGGTGGTCACTGAGACACACTCCAAGTGCATCGCGCTCCAAGTCCATAGGGACACACtgcaaagagatggctcagccagccAAAGAGAAGAAGGCACCAGGCAATCAGAGAGGACAGAGCAATGGCTTTCTGCGCCATCTGTTCCCCTTCATCCAGTACCGTTGA